From Helicobacter sp. MIT 05-5293, one genomic window encodes:
- a CDS encoding energy transducer TonB has translation MNNALLFVASGIIAICTYCFLLIALIFSFISTPTHYSSLKDSMIALNAISIEAIIDDSPTPSKVDKKPASVNNPLAGSGIKDMFDRIDSKQPSQNTQIGDNRDKVEQNASNDERLENLKAATQELQNKLDTLSNLTISTDSHHTDGEYDEWYAEIEKILYQRWQQTIYIEEKLAAVIHIRITNNGVFSYKVVKYSGNSAFDNALKMMLEECTKQHFPPHPKGNKDIAITFKN, from the coding sequence ATGAACAATGCACTTCTCTTTGTGGCGAGTGGAATTATTGCTATATGCACCTATTGCTTCTTACTCATTGCGCTTATTTTTAGTTTTATCTCAACTCCCACTCACTACTCTTCGCTTAAAGATTCAATGATTGCCCTTAATGCCATTAGCATTGAAGCGATTATTGATGATAGCCCCACGCCCTCTAAAGTCGATAAAAAACCTGCTAGTGTGAATAATCCTCTCGCTGGATCTGGCATCAAAGATATGTTTGATAGAATCGACAGCAAACAACCTTCTCAAAATACGCAAATAGGCGATAATCGAGATAAAGTCGAACAAAATGCAAGCAATGACGAACGTTTGGAGAATCTCAAAGCCGCTACGCAAGAACTTCAAAACAAACTTGATACTTTGAGCAATCTTACCATCAGCACAGATTCTCATCATACCGATGGAGAATACGATGAATGGTATGCCGAGATTGAAAAAATACTCTATCAACGTTGGCAGCAAACAATCTATATTGAAGAAAAACTCGCAGCAGTTATTCATATTCGTATCACAAACAATGGAGTTTTTAGCTATAAAGTTGTAAAATACTCCGGTAATTCAGCCTTTGATAATGCGCTTAAGATGATGCTTGAGGAATGCACCAAACAACATTTCCCGCCTCATCCCAAAGGCAATAAGGATATTGCAATCACTTTTAAAAATTAA
- a CDS encoding biopolymer transporter ExbD, with the protein MNNDDFEWEEKPELNITPLVDIMLVLLAILMVSTPTITYQEDITLPKGSKTKKLAQDSMLEIRVSANRKIHIRDQVYEFNNFADSFVLFSKNLDKNLDIFIRADKNLKYEDVIYILKVAKESGFVKVSLITSS; encoded by the coding sequence ATGAATAATGATGATTTTGAATGGGAAGAAAAGCCCGAGTTAAATATCACGCCTCTTGTAGATATTATGCTTGTATTACTTGCTATTTTGATGGTCAGCACACCCACAATCACCTACCAAGAAGACATCACTCTTCCCAAAGGTTCAAAAACCAAAAAACTTGCTCAAGATTCTATGCTTGAAATACGTGTGAGTGCGAATAGAAAAATCCATATTCGTGATCAAGTGTATGAATTTAACAACTTTGCTGATAGTTTCGTGCTCTTCAGTAAGAATCTTGACAAGAATCTTGATATTTTTATCCGAGCCGATAAAAATCTAAAATATGAAGATGTCATCTATATCCTCAAAGTGGCTAAAGAATCTGGTTTTGTTAAAGTATCTCTCATTACTAGCAGTTAA
- a CDS encoding MotA/TolQ/ExbB proton channel family protein: MAVFKAFFDESTIVTIIVLIWLSLYFLLAFWIYIYKNFALGEWLASEKYYLDMLLAKSIITSKSPFLVALLEKTQGHISREIFQVWKLKVTQKATSGLVILSIIASTAPFIGLFGTVVEILETFRYLGGGNATFDVVAPVISKALVATAAGILVAIPAYSFHLLLKRKAYHLSNCIQMQIDMMLSHK, from the coding sequence ATGGCAGTCTTTAAAGCCTTTTTTGATGAAAGCACGATAGTAACCATTATCGTATTAATTTGGTTATCATTGTATTTTTTGCTCGCATTTTGGATTTATATTTATAAAAATTTCGCCTTAGGCGAGTGGTTGGCTTCAGAAAAATATTACTTAGATATGCTTCTTGCAAAATCTATCATTACATCTAAGAGTCCTTTTCTTGTAGCACTCTTAGAAAAAACGCAAGGGCATATCTCCCGTGAAATCTTTCAAGTTTGGAAACTCAAAGTAACCCAAAAGGCTACTTCTGGTTTGGTTATCTTAAGCATCATCGCATCTACTGCACCATTTATCGGTTTATTTGGAACGGTTGTTGAGATTCTTGAGACATTCCGCTATTTAGGTGGTGGTAACGCTACTTTTGATGTTGTTGCACCTGTCATATCCAAAGCTCTTGTAGCTACTGCTGCTGGAATCCTTGTAGCAATCCCTGCATATTCTTTTCACCTTTTGCTCAAACGCAAAGCCTATCATCTTAGTAATTGTATTCAAATGCAAATTGATATGATGTTGTCCCATAAATAG
- the atpC gene encoding ATP synthase F1 subunit epsilon translates to MENINLSIVTPYGTIYDGEVKYVIMPGSEGEFGVYPGHYNLLSLLKVGVVEFESTNGSKELVAINWGYAQVSPTDVKVLADGAVAISGNLESEIASAIDNAKQLLNEATSDSAIIGTVVSRIESAAKSRF, encoded by the coding sequence ATGGAAAATATAAATTTAAGTATTGTAACACCCTATGGGACGATTTATGATGGGGAAGTCAAGTATGTTATTATGCCCGGAAGCGAAGGGGAATTTGGCGTTTATCCCGGACATTATAATCTCCTTTCTCTTCTTAAAGTAGGGGTTGTGGAATTTGAATCTACAAATGGCTCCAAAGAGCTTGTTGCAATCAATTGGGGATATGCTCAAGTATCTCCGACTGATGTCAAAGTCCTTGCCGATGGTGCTGTTGCAATTTCAGGAAATTTAGAATCTGAAATTGCTTCAGCCATTGATAACGCTAAACAACTGCTCAATGAAGCAACGAGTGATAGTGCTATCATAGGAACTGTGGTTTCGCGTATAGAAAGTGCCGCAAAAAGCAGATTCTGA
- the atpD gene encoding F0F1 ATP synthase subunit beta, translating into MQGKITQVMGPVVDIDFDSYLPMINEAIDVVFDVEGRTNKLVLEVAAHLGDNRVRTIAMDMTEGLTRGQEVKARGKMIEVPVGESVLGRIFNVTGDIIDGGEPINTDLKWPIHREAPNFENQSTRTEMFETGIKVVDLLAPYSKGGKVGLFGGAGVGKTVVIMELIHNVAYKHSGYSVFAGVGERTREGNDLYHEMKEGGVLDKVALCYGQMNEPPGARNRIAFSGLTMAEYFRDEKGLDVLMFIDNIFRYAQSGSEMSALLGRIPSAVGYQPTLAGEMGKLQERITSTKKGSITSVQAVYVPADDLTDPAPASVFAHLDATTVLERKIAEKGIYPAVDPLGSTSRILDPQVVGEEHYKIARGVQQVLQKYKDLQDIIAILGMDELSEEDKQVVDRARKIEKFLSQPFFVAEIFTGSPGKYVTLDETLEGFKGILEGKYDHIPENAFYMVGNIQEVLEKAEKIKSA; encoded by the coding sequence ATGCAAGGTAAGATTACGCAAGTAATGGGTCCGGTTGTAGATATTGACTTTGATTCTTATCTACCGATGATTAATGAGGCAATTGATGTAGTTTTTGATGTCGAAGGAAGAACGAATAAACTTGTCCTTGAAGTTGCTGCACACTTAGGAGATAATCGAGTGCGAACCATTGCAATGGATATGACAGAAGGGCTTACTCGCGGTCAAGAAGTTAAGGCACGAGGAAAAATGATAGAAGTTCCCGTAGGAGAAAGTGTCCTTGGCAGAATCTTCAATGTAACAGGAGACATTATTGATGGAGGCGAACCTATCAATACCGATCTTAAATGGCCTATTCATCGTGAAGCTCCAAATTTTGAGAATCAAAGCACACGAACTGAAATGTTTGAAACAGGTATAAAAGTCGTTGATTTGCTTGCTCCTTACTCTAAAGGTGGAAAAGTTGGGCTATTTGGTGGTGCTGGAGTAGGTAAAACCGTGGTCATTATGGAACTTATTCATAATGTTGCCTATAAACACAGCGGTTATTCTGTTTTTGCTGGAGTTGGCGAACGAACAAGAGAAGGTAATGACTTATATCACGAAATGAAAGAAGGTGGTGTTTTGGACAAAGTGGCTCTTTGCTACGGACAAATGAATGAACCACCAGGTGCTAGAAATCGTATTGCTTTTTCAGGATTAACTATGGCAGAATATTTCCGTGATGAAAAAGGACTCGATGTTTTGATGTTTATTGATAACATTTTCCGATACGCTCAGTCTGGTTCTGAAATGTCTGCGCTATTAGGAAGAATTCCTTCTGCCGTGGGTTATCAACCAACACTTGCAGGTGAAATGGGCAAGCTACAAGAAAGAATTACATCAACCAAAAAAGGTTCTATTACTTCTGTGCAAGCAGTTTATGTTCCTGCTGATGACCTTACAGACCCCGCTCCTGCTTCGGTGTTTGCACACCTTGATGCAACAACCGTGCTTGAAAGAAAGATTGCTGAAAAAGGTATTTATCCAGCTGTCGATCCTCTTGGCTCTACCTCTCGTATTCTTGATCCACAAGTTGTGGGAGAAGAACATTACAAAATTGCAAGAGGCGTCCAACAAGTGCTTCAAAAATATAAAGACTTGCAAGACATCATTGCTATACTTGGAATGGACGAGCTTTCAGAAGAAGACAAGCAAGTTGTCGATCGTGCTCGAAAAATTGAAAAATTCCTTTCTCAACCTTTCTTTGTTGCAGAAATTTTTACAGGAAGTCCCGGTAAATATGTAACTCTTGATGAAACTCTAGAAGGTTTCAAGGGTATTTTGGAAGGAAAATATGATCATATTCCAGAAAATGCTTTCTATATGGTAGGCAATATTCAAGAAGTATTAGAAAAAGCTGAAAAAATTAAAAGCGCATAA
- the atpG gene encoding ATP synthase F1 subunit gamma encodes MGGNLKDIRKKITSVKNTQKTTKAMKLVSSSKLKKAEELARRSKVYAKQLNAMFDDIISKVRLRGLDSINSRYFVDSKDKEIKKIDIIFITADKGLCGGFNTATIKEVMRLMQEYKQKGIKIRLRGIGKKGISFFAFNNIEVLDKVVGMSSMPTFEKAAQFIESIVEDFLNGATDEVIIVHNGFKNMITQEIESRALLPLTINAPTQNDNASILNIEPEDDEDIILDELAKKYIEYNMYYALVDSLAAEHSARIQAMDAATDNAGELVRSLTISYNKARQASITTELVEINAGVEAMK; translated from the coding sequence ATGGGTGGCAACCTCAAAGATATTCGAAAAAAAATTACAAGTGTTAAAAACACACAAAAAACAACAAAAGCAATGAAGCTTGTTTCTAGCTCTAAGCTCAAAAAAGCAGAAGAGCTAGCAAGACGATCCAAAGTTTATGCAAAGCAGCTTAATGCAATGTTCGATGATATTATCAGTAAAGTTCGTTTAAGGGGACTGGATAGTATCAATAGTCGTTACTTTGTCGATTCTAAAGACAAAGAGATTAAAAAAATAGACATTATTTTCATTACAGCTGATAAAGGCTTGTGTGGTGGATTTAATACTGCAACCATTAAAGAAGTTATGCGCTTAATGCAAGAATACAAGCAAAAAGGGATTAAGATTCGTTTGCGTGGTATTGGCAAAAAGGGTATCTCATTCTTTGCTTTTAATAACATTGAGGTTCTTGATAAAGTTGTAGGAATGAGTTCAATGCCTACATTCGAAAAAGCAGCTCAATTTATTGAAAGCATCGTTGAAGATTTTCTCAATGGTGCAACTGATGAAGTGATCATTGTCCATAATGGATTCAAAAATATGATCACACAAGAAATAGAATCTCGGGCGCTTTTACCCCTCACAATTAATGCGCCCACACAAAATGATAATGCCTCGATTCTCAATATTGAACCTGAAGATGATGAGGATATTATCCTAGACGAATTGGCAAAAAAATATATTGAGTATAATATGTATTATGCCTTAGTAGATTCTTTAGCGGCAGAGCATAGTGCGAGAATCCAAGCAATGGATGCTGCAACAGATAATGCTGGAGAATTAGTCAGGAGTTTGACGATTTCTTATAATAAAGCTAGGCAAGCATCAATCACAACAGAACTTGTTGAGATTAATGCTGGTGTTGAAGCGATGAAATAA
- the atpA gene encoding F0F1 ATP synthase subunit alpha: MTTKLKSEEISSIIKERIENFEINIDISETGKVITYADGVAKVYGLNNVMYYEMVEFDTGDTGLAFNLEEGSVGVVVLGSGRTIKEGTSVKRLKKLMKVPVGDAVVGRVLNTLGEPIDGKGSVDTNEFRFVEEKAPGIMARKSVHQPLQTGIKAIDALVPIGRGQRELIIGDRQTGKTTVAVDTIINQKGQNVICIYVAIGQKESTVAQVVRRLEEHGAMEYTVVINAPASFSAAMQFLAPYTGVTIGEYFRDNARHALIIYDDLSKHAVAYREMSLILRRPPGREAFPGDVFYLHSRLLERAAKLSDELGAGSLTALPIIETQAGDVAAYIPTNVISITDGQIFLETDLFNSGIRPAINVGLSVSRVGGAAQIKATKQVAGTLRLDLAQFRELQAFSQFASDLDESSRRQLERGQRMVEVLKQPPYSPLGIEKQVIIIYAGAHGHLDSIPAEKVVDFEAELYPFLEAKYPKLFEEISAKKALDKDIEAELEKALGDFKINFGA; this comes from the coding sequence GTGACAACAAAATTAAAGTCGGAAGAAATTAGCTCAATCATCAAGGAGCGAATTGAGAATTTTGAAATAAACATTGACATTAGTGAGACAGGTAAAGTTATTACTTATGCTGATGGTGTAGCCAAAGTTTATGGGCTCAATAATGTAATGTATTATGAAATGGTAGAATTTGATACAGGAGATACAGGACTTGCATTTAACCTTGAAGAAGGTAGTGTTGGGGTTGTGGTACTTGGATCTGGACGCACAATTAAAGAAGGAACTTCTGTTAAACGTCTTAAAAAACTTATGAAAGTTCCTGTAGGAGACGCTGTAGTAGGTCGAGTGCTCAATACACTAGGCGAACCTATTGATGGTAAAGGATCAGTTGATACAAATGAATTCCGATTTGTTGAGGAAAAAGCACCGGGCATTATGGCAAGAAAATCTGTCCATCAGCCATTACAAACAGGGATAAAGGCTATTGATGCGCTTGTGCCTATTGGTCGAGGACAAAGAGAGCTTATTATTGGGGATCGACAAACAGGAAAAACCACCGTTGCCGTTGATACTATCATCAATCAAAAAGGGCAAAATGTAATTTGTATTTATGTCGCTATAGGACAAAAAGAATCTACAGTTGCACAAGTTGTCCGAAGACTTGAAGAACATGGAGCAATGGAATACACTGTTGTTATTAATGCACCTGCTTCATTTTCAGCAGCAATGCAATTCCTAGCTCCTTATACAGGGGTAACGATTGGTGAATATTTTAGAGACAATGCACGTCATGCGCTTATTATCTATGATGATTTGAGTAAGCATGCTGTAGCATACCGAGAGATGTCTCTTATCTTAAGAAGACCCCCCGGAAGAGAAGCATTCCCAGGGGATGTATTCTATCTACACTCAAGACTTCTCGAAAGAGCTGCAAAACTTAGTGATGAATTAGGTGCAGGCTCTCTTACTGCTCTTCCTATCATCGAAACTCAAGCAGGTGATGTGGCAGCGTATATCCCCACAAACGTTATTTCTATCACAGATGGACAAATCTTCTTGGAAACCGACCTATTCAATTCTGGTATACGACCTGCTATCAATGTTGGTCTTTCTGTTTCTCGAGTGGGTGGTGCAGCACAAATCAAAGCAACAAAACAAGTAGCAGGAACATTAAGACTTGATCTTGCACAATTTAGAGAGCTTCAGGCATTTTCACAATTTGCTTCAGACTTAGATGAATCAAGTAGAAGACAACTTGAGAGAGGACAAAGAATGGTTGAAGTTCTCAAACAACCTCCTTATTCTCCTTTAGGAATCGAGAAACAAGTTATTATCATTTATGCAGGAGCGCATGGGCATTTGGACAGTATTCCTGCAGAAAAAGTTGTTGATTTTGAAGCAGAATTGTATCCTTTCTTAGAGGCAAAATATCCTAAACTCTTTGAAGAAATTAGTGCAAAAAAAGCACTGGATAAAGACATAGAAGCAGAGCTAGAAAAAGCTCTTGGAGATTTCAAAATAAATTTTGGAGCATAA